Proteins from a genomic interval of Lolium perenne isolate Kyuss_39 chromosome 1, Kyuss_2.0, whole genome shotgun sequence:
- the LOC127327980 gene encoding uncharacterized protein, which translates to MAAALRQAGKRLGGDVVQRSRSAITSEKGRRLPARFLHNPTMATAADDSTAVARFAEILEKKEELFDLVADFHTTCRTPLSMSWGHSQLLHRLSTQIEPRPMDPLWRACRRAQRETSFFTALGMCTAGISGVYGLHWLKKKYARAEVSTNGALHP; encoded by the exons ATGGCGGCGGCACTTCGGCAGGCGGGGAAGAGGCTCGGCGGCGACGTGGTCCAGCGGTCAAGGTCGGCAATTACGTCGGAGAAGGGGCGGCGGTTGCCGGCAAGGTTCCTCCACAACCCTACCATG GCGACCGCAGCGGATGACAGCACCGCGGTGGCCCGCTTCGCCGAGATcctggagaagaaggaggagctgTTCGATCTCGTCGCAGACTTCCACACAACTTGCAGGACTCCCTTGAGCATGTCATGGGGGCACAGCCAGCTGCTGCACCGGCTGTCTACACAGATCGAGCCGAGACCGATGGATCCTTTATGGCGCGCGTGCCGGAGAGCGCAACGGGAAACCAGCTTCTTCACCGCTCTGGGCATGTGTACCGCGGGGATCTCCGGTGTCTACGGTCTGCACTGGTTGAAGAAGAAGTACGCACGAGCTGAAGTCTCAACCAATGGGGCATTGCATCCTTGA
- the LOC127327881 gene encoding uncharacterized protein, with the protein MAAATKKQPLAPAGGGEPAAAADPKFEWAENAGNYVLRLALPGFRKDHFRVQVGGAGRLTVHGTRPGTGSAAGQSSFNKVFQLPSAASLDDITGRFEAGVLTLTVPKRASAAPMPTSIEDIKRKQPSAAKENKPKEDDISNKEDASKKKAMDEVTKKTQQPPMKQEEEASKGKQEQQKPAPAQVEKEEVKPKAPQAATAPVKKEEEMKPKASQEAAASPPEKPAPAPEAASGANKPKAAVAAPESLAERVRRRREEEGASTATMAAAKRAKTDGEKKALAACISWKERVQGELKVLTDMKWADQMVESAKKNKEVVAVGIAAFSLGLLVSQKLFRK; encoded by the coding sequence ATGGCGGCGGCCACCAAGAAGCAGCcactggcgccggcaggaggcggCGAGCCGGCAGCGGCCGCAGACCCCAAGTTCGAGTGGGCGGAGAATGCCGGTAATTACGTGCTTCGCCTGGCCCTCCCGGGATTCAGGAAGGACCACTTCCGTGTGCAGGTCGGCGGCGCCGGCAGGCTCACCGTCCACGGCACCAGGCCTGGCACTGGCTCAGCAGCCGGACAGAGCTCGTTCAACAAGGTCTTCCAGCTGCCCTCTGCTGCCAGCCTAGACGACATCACCGGCAGGTTTGAGGCCGGCGTGCTCACGCTCACCGTGCCCAAGCGCGCCTCCGCTGCCCCAATGCCGACAAGCATCGAGGACATTAAGAGAAAGCAGCCCAGTGCGGCGAAGGAGAACAAGCCCAAGGAAGACGATATCAGCAACAAGGAGGATGCTTCGAAGAAGAAGGCCATGGATGAGGTCACGAAGAAGACTCAGCAACCACCAATGAAGCAAGAGGAAGAGGCCAGCAAAGGCAAGCAAGAGCAACAGAAGCCAGCGCCGGCACAGGTGGAGAAGGAAGAAGTGAAGCCCAAGGCACCTCAGGCAGCAACGGCGCCAgtgaaaaaagaagaagaaatgaagccaAAGGCATCTCAGGAGGCAGCTGCATCACCACCCGAGAAGCCAGCACCGGCGCCCGAGGCTGCCAGCGGCGCCAACAAGCCCAAGGCGGCAGTGGCCGCCCCTGAGAGCCTGGCggagagggtaaggcggcgccGCGAGGAAGAGGGTGCAAGTACTGCCACGATGGCAGCAGCCAAGCGAGCGAAAACAGATGGGGAGAAGAAGGCGTTAGCAGCGTGCATCAGCTGGAAGGAGCGCGTGCAGGGGGAGCTGAAGGTGCTGACGGACATGAAGTGGGCGGACCAAATGGTGGAGTCCGcgaagaagaacaaggaagtgGTGGCTGTCGGCATCGCCGCCTTCTCGCTTGGGCTCCTCGTCTCCCAGAAACTCTTCAGGAAGTGA